The Pyrus communis chromosome 2, drPyrComm1.1, whole genome shotgun sequence genome includes a window with the following:
- the LOC137727117 gene encoding probable transcription factor At1g61730, with amino-acid sequence MAPKRPSPLDEPPAASSSGGEEVSSEEEEGEEEESGSGSDSEPEEPLHPKTSSSAPVAEKKPPPKKPDSSAANSKPQFSSSGSEDDSGSDVDKDLVVKPIASKPMEETPKTKRPRSKPAATATPAAKSGSKRPSETEPKDSKRPKKKGAAVEQEPDQVEEEAKKSKLFQRIWSDEDEVIILKGMVDYTTKKGADPYSDMGAFHDFIKKSLKVDVNKSQLQAKIRRLKKKYATNVKKKKYNLTKAHDQKVFDLSKKVWGGSGEGSSGVNEPSEQPKSNGKARNTKTLASIKADILSSPERSKEATKVDLGLNPCSSEGLSEVIGFDKCFRELGLPEGVVKQGLELIGESKRADLKEKWRKLHVAELELFVKRSELMRDQTKVILEALKSSGH; translated from the coding sequence ATGGCTCCCAAGCGCCCATCTCCGCTGGACGAACCGCCGGCAGCTTCTTCGTCGGGAGGTGAGGAAGTCTcgtcggaggaagaagaaggggaaGAAGAGGAATCCGGATCTGGGTCAGATTCCGAACCCGAAGAGCCTCTGCATCCGAAGACCTCGTCTTCAGCACCGGTTGCCGAGAAGAAGCCACCGCCCAAGAAGCCGGACTCCTCTGCCGCCAATTCGAAGCCGCAGTTTTCATCCTCTGGTTCCGAGGACGATTCCGGTTCCGACGTGGATAAGGATTTGGTGGTGAAGCCGATTGCTTCGAAGCCAATGGAAGAGACGCCGAAGACAAAGAGGCCCAGATCAAAGCCCGCGGCTACTGCTACGCCGGCGGCGAAATCCGGGTCCAAACGGCCCAGCGAGACCGAGCCTAAGGATTCAAAGCGGCCAAAGAAGAAGGGAGCTGCGGTGGAGCAGGAACCGGACCAGGTCGAGGAGGAAGCGAAGAAGTCCAAGCTGTTCCAGAGGATTTGGAGCGATGAGGATGAGGTAATTATCTTGAAAGGCATGGTTGATTATACCACCAAGAAAGGGGCGGACCCGTATTCCGATATGGGTGCGTTCCATGACTTTATCAAGAAATCGCTGAAGGTGGATGTGAACAAATCCCAATTGCAAGCTAAGATTCGTCGGCTGAAGAAGAAGTATGCGACTaatgtgaagaagaagaagtataaTCTTACTAAAGCTCATGACCAGAAGGTGTTTGACTTGTCGAAGAAGGTATGGGGCGGCAGCGGCGAAGGGTCGAGTGGTGTCAACGAGCCGTCTGAACAGCCAAAGTCTAATGGGAAGGCTAGGAATACCAAGACTTTGGCTTCGATAAAAGCTGATATTTTGAGCTCACCGGAGCGTTCAAAAGAGGCCACGAAGGTGGATTTGGGTCTGAATCCGTGCTCTTCGGAAGGTTTGAGTGAGGTGATTGGGTTTGACAAGTGCTTCAGGGAGCTGGGATTACCGGAGGGTGTGGTGAAACAAGGTTTGGAGTTGATTGGAGAGTCCAAGCGAGCTGACTTGAAGGAGAAGTGGAGGAAGCTGCACGTTGCTGAATTGGAGCTTTTTGTGAAGCGGAGCGAGTTAATGAGAGATCAGACGAAGGTGATTCTGGAGGCTTTAAAGTCATCCGGCCATTAG
- the LOC137727119 gene encoding histone H2A.6-like has product MAGRGKSIGSGAAKKATSRSSKAGLQFPVGRIARFLKAGKYAERVGAGAPVYLAAVLEYLAAEVLELAGNAARDNKKTRIVPRHIQLAVRNDEELSKLLGSVTIANGGVMPNIHNTLLPKKTGTGKSGPVED; this is encoded by the exons ATGGCTGGAAGAGGAAAATCAATCGGCTCCGGTGCCGCCAAGAAGGCCACATCTCGGAGCAGCAAGGCCGGTCTCCAGTTCCCCGTCGGCCGTATCGCACGGTTCCTGAAAGCCGGCAAGTACGCCGAGCGTGTGGGCGCCGGCGCCCCTGTCTACCTCGCCGCCGTCCTTGAATACCTCGCTGCCGAG gtTTTGGAATTGGCTGGAAACGCTGCACGTGACAACAAGAAGACGAGGATTGTGCCGAGGCACATCCAGCTGGCCGTCAGGAACGACGAGGAGCTCAGCAAGCTGCTTGGCTCCGTCACCATCGCCAACGGCGGCGTTATGCCCAACATCCACAACACGCTTCTCCCCAAGAAAACTGGCACCGGCAAATCTGGCCCCGTCGAAGACTAG
- the LOC137725558 gene encoding oxygen-evolving enhancer protein 3-2, chloroplastic-like, protein MAQAMASMAGMHGSSQAILEGSLHLSGSSRLNTVSSTGRLAVARSGLTIRAQQVPSEPETSRRAVLGLVAVGLASGSFVQAVLAEAKPIKVGPPPPPSGGLAGTLNSDEARDLDLPLKERFFIQPLTPAQAAARAKESAKEILAVKEYIDKKAWPYVQNDLRLRASYLRYDLKTVISAKSKAEKEPLKELTGKLFKDIDGLDYAAKIKSTPEAEKYYTATVSSLNDVLAKLG, encoded by the exons ATGGCACAAGCTATGGCTTCAATGGCTGGCATGCACGGCTCCTCCCAGGCAATTTTGGAGGGCAGCCTCCACCTCAGTGGCTCGTCACGCTTGAACACGGTCAGCAGCACCGGCAGGCTAGCCGTGGCGAGGTCCGGGCTCACCATTAGAGCCCAGCAAGTGCCTTCGGAGCCCGAAACTAGCCGTAGGGCCGTGCTTGGTCTCGTCGCGGTTGGTTTGGCCTCCGGATCATTTGTCCAAGCTGTGCTTGCCGAGGCTAAGCCCATCAAAGTCGGTCCCCCTCCACCACCCTCCGGGGGATTGG CTGGAACCCTAAACTCGGATGAGGCAAGAGACCTTGACCTGCCATTGAAGGAGAGGTTCTTCATCCAACCACTCACTCCGGCTCAGGCAGCCGCGAGGGCGAAGGAGTCGGCCAAGGAGATTTTAGCTGTCAAGGAGTACATTGACAAAAAGGCATGGCCTTACGTCCAGAACGATCTTCGTCTCAGAGCCTCATATCTCCGTTATGACCTCAAGACAGTCATTTCTGCCAAATCTAAAGCCGAGAAGGAGCCCCTCAAGGAACTCACCGGAAAGCTCTTCAAGGACATTGACGGC TTGGACTACGCAGCAAAGATCAAGAGCACCCCGGAAGCAGAGAAGTACTACACCGCAACCGTATCTTCCCTCAATGATGTTCTTGCAAAGCTTGGCTAA
- the LOC137726277 gene encoding kinesin-like protein KIN-14C, translating into MASRNQNRAPRSPFSKKSSLDEVPLDKRRRIETRKPEVPSSMGRQRPPLAVVKQDAAGTSDIGSVEGSECGNVEFTKEEVEALLVEKLKVKKFDHKGKAEQLADYSKRLKLCIRWLQQVEEGHILEEEKLRNALASAEKKCSDTEVEMKDKVDELNAVNSKLRESMAALEEKLAKEESEKLDAIASHRSEKEARDAAEKLQASLSQKLEIVREEKLVADQKVSSYQDLYNRAQEYNKSLQQYNSKLQKDLETATESLKRVEDEKRTVLETLSNLRVHNKALQDELAKVTASLEETLKQKELLDNEIKCLRGELQQVRDDRDRHAREIQDLRDQVVKYKENTELSCEELDRLMRKSKALEERDSSQKQEIDTLKHELFAANDKLKMVSRSASETLTEFEEHKRIVQELQNRLAESELQILEGEKLRKKLHNTILELKGNIRVFCRVRPLLPDDANATETPVVSYPTATESLGRGVDLVQNGQKFNFTFDKVFHHETSQQDVFVEISQLVQSALDGYKVCIFAYGQTGSGKTYTMMGKPDAPEQKGLIPRSLEQIFQTSQALQAQGWKYKMQASMLEIYNENIRDLLSTSRSSSADLLKTENGVCGKQYTIKHDANGNTYVSDLTIIDVCSINQISSLLEQAAHSRSVGKTHMNEQSSRSHFVFTLRISGINENTEQQVQGVLNLIDLAGSERLSRSGATGERLKETQAINKSLSSLSDVIFALAKKEDHVPFRNSKLTYLLQPCLGGDSKTLMVVNISPDSSSVGESLCSLRFAARVNACEIGIPRRQTSMKPVDNRLSYG; encoded by the exons ATGGCTTCTCGCAACCAGAACAGGGCTCCTCGGAGTCCGTTTTCG AAAAAGAGTAGTCTTGATGAAGTTCCCTTAGACAAGCGGCGAAGAATCGAAACAAGAAAACCGGAGGTACCGAGTAGCATGGGCCGCCAACGACCGCCACTTGCTGTTGTTAAGCAAGATGCAGCAGGTACCAGTGATATAGGCAGTGTGGAGGGATCAGAGTGTGGCAATGTTGAGTTTACGAAGGAAGAAGTCGAGGCGTTGTTGGTTGAGAAGTTAAAAGTGAAGAAATTTGATCATAAG GGGAAAGCTGAGCAGTTAGCTGATTATAGTAAGAGGCTGAAGCTATGCATCAGATGGTTGCAGCAGGTTGAGGAAGGGCATATTCTCGAGGAGGAAAAGCTTCGGAATGCATTGGCTTCTGCTGAAAAAAAATGCTCGGATACTG AGGTGGAAATGAAAGACAAGGTCGATGAGCTCAATGCCGTAAACTCAAAGCTGAGGGAAAGTATGGCTGCTTTGGAAGAGAAACTTGCAAAGGAAGAATCAGAGAAGTTG GATGCAATTGCTAGTCATAGAAGTGAAAAGGAAGCAAGGGATGCAGCTGAGAAGTTGCAAGCTTCTCTCTCACAGAAGCTTGAAATAGTGCGGGAGGAGAAATTAGTTGCAGACCAGAAG GTTTCTTCGTATCAGGACTTGTATAATCGAGCACAAGAGTACAACAAGAGTCTACAACAGTACAATAGCAAACTCCAAAAAGATCTTGAAACTGCCACCGAGTCTCTCAAACGAGTTGAAGATGAGAAAAGGACTGTTCTGGAGACCCTTAGCAATTTGAGGGTTCACAATAAGGCATTGCAAGATGAGTTGGCTAAAGTAACA GCTTCATTGGAAGAAACATTAAAGCAGAAGGAACTATTAGATAATGAAATCAAATGCCTTCGTGGGGAACTGCAACAAGTTAGAGATGACCGCGATCGGCATGCAAGAGAGATTCAAGATTTGAGGGATCAAGTGGTGAAGTACAAGGAAAACACTGAATTGTCATGTGAAGAGTTGGATAGGTTGATGAGAAAATCAAAAGCCTTGGAG GAAAGAGATTCATCTCAAAAACAGGAGATAGATACATTAAAGCATGAGTTATTTGCTGCAAATGATAAACTTAAg atgGTCAGTCGATCCGCTTCAGAAACATTGACAGAATTTGAAGAACATAAGAGAATCGTGCAGGAGCTACAAAACCGCCTGGCTGAATCAGAGTTGCAAATACTAGAAGGAGAGAAGTTAAGGAAAAAATTACATAACACCATTCTG GAATTAAAAGGTAATATCAGGGTATTCTGTCGAGTCCGCCCATTGCTACCTGATGATGCTAATGCAACAGAAACTCCTGTAGTTTCTTATCCTACAGCAACCGAATCTCTTGGCAGAGGCGTTGACTTGGTACAAAATG gccaaaaatttaattttacatttGACAAAGTGTTTCACCACGAGACTTCCCAACAAGACGTTTTTGTGGAAATATCGCAACTTGTACAAAGTGCACTTGATGGCTACAAG GTCTGCATATTTGCTTATGGTCAAACAGGTTCCGGAAAAACTTATACTATGATGGGCAAACCAGATGCTCCGGAGCAGAAAGGTTTAATACCTCGTTCACTCGAGCAAATATTCCAAACGAGTCAAGCTCTTCAGGCCCAGGGTTGGAAATACAAAATGCAG GCCTCAATGCTCGAAATATATAATGAGAACATTCGTGACTTATTATCCACTAGTCGTTCAAGCAGTGCAGACTTGTTAAAGACAGAAAATGGTGTTTGCGGAAAGCAGTACACGATAAAGCATGATGCAAATGGAAACACTTACGTTTCTGACCTGACGATCATTGACGTTTGTAGCATAAACCAAATTTCATCTCTTCTGGAACAGGCTGCACATAGCAG GTCTGTAGGCAAGACTCATATGAATGAGCAATCTTCGAGAAGCCATTTCGTGTTTACCTTGCGTATATCTGGGATTAATGAG AACACTGAACAACAAGTCCAGGGAGTCTTAAATCTTATTGACCTAGCTGGAAGTGAAAGATTGTCAAGGAGTGGTGCAACTGGAGAGCGGTTGAAGGAAACTcag GCCATTAACAAAAGTTTGTCATCGTTGAGCGACGTCATATTTGCTTTGGCGAAAAAGGAGGACCATGTTCCTTTTAGGAACTCCAAGCTGACATATCTTCTACAG CCTTGTCTGGGAGGAGATTCGAAAACGCTCATGGTTGTCAACATCTCTCCGGATTCCTCTTCAGTTGGGGAATCCCTTTGCTCTCTTCGTTTCGCTGCTAGGGTCAATGCCTGCGAAATCGGGATTCCTCGAAGGCAAACGTCCATGAAGCCTGTCGATAATCGTTTAAGTTACGGCTAG
- the LOC137726141 gene encoding thioredoxin-like protein CXXS1 produces the protein MASHLQEEKQLTRPKAIKVDSVETWDLYVSQATNQGCPIIAHFTASWCMPSVAMNSFFEEIASEYSVVLFLTVDVDEVKEIATRLEIKAMPTFLLMREGGTVEKLVGANPEEIRKRIEGFVQSIRVDVA, from the exons atggcAAGTCATCTACAAGAAGAGAAGCAGCTCACTAGGCCCAAAGCCATAAAAGTCGACTCTGTGGAGACTTGGGACTTGTATGTTTCCCAAGCCACCAACCAAGGCTGCCCT ATTATTGCACATTTCACTGCTTCGTGGTGCATGCCTTCGGTGGCTATGAACTCATTCTTCGAGGAAATTGCCTCAGAGTATTCGGTTGTTCTGTTTCTCACCGTTGATGTCGACGAGGTTAAG GAGATAGCGACTCGACTGGAGATAAAGGCGATGCCAACGTTTTTGCTGATGAGGGAAGGTGGAACGGTTGAGAAGCTCGTGGGTGCCAATCCGGAAGAGATAAGGAAAAGGATCGAGGGTTTCGTTCAGTCCATACGTGTGGACGTTGCATAG
- the LOC137725557 gene encoding putative F-box protein At1g50870, with protein sequence MFDTMGVQRVATKEEEEEVPRQQPRELPFDIVAQILLWLPVVSLVRFKCVCKQWCLLIEGYKFIEKHRAQTRYSLPPCYQCQWDKGRMKGVASYGDFELQCDCSGLFLEKSKTSQVCRIRNPATHKVLYLPKAPEGTRVVLDLGFNSLTGECKVACAYRREGSLVGVDVITIGKDEMWRPLLRQKLNFLEQGRWVVKPNCCEEDKVNWAIYISKIVKDEHDDHSCLQIQSLDLWSECLTTTTLPQGAFLNLKNVRAFPWDLCLGVAETVGGAIHILVLEDFKEHKWSRNKIIIPLKNLKVDHTVWTDHLVLTQAHSSSLRFRNGRGQVLSYDMETEDLEVLERSEFLRKRLALRKSTLVTLKGMRLGE encoded by the coding sequence ATGTTCGATACTATGGGAGTCCAACGTGTCGCtaccaaagaagaagaagaagaagtgccGCGGCAACAACCACGAGAGCTTCCCTTTGATATTGTTGCTCAGATTTTGTTGTGGCTGCCTGTGGTGTCTTTGGTGAGATTCAAGTGTGTTTGCAAGCAATGGTGTCTGTTAATTGAGGGCTACAAGTTCATAGAAAAGCATAGGGCTCAAACACGTTACAGTTTGCCACCTTGTTATCAATGCCAATGGGATAAGGGGAGAATGAAGGGAGTTGCTTCCTATGGGGATTTCGAGCTTCAGTGTGATTGTAGTGgcttgtttttggagaagagTAAAACTTCTCAAGTTTGCCGTATTAGAAATCCTGCAACCCACAAAGTGCTCTACTTGCCCAAGGCACCCGAGGGTACCAGAGTAGTTCTGGACCTCGGTTTTAATTCCCTTACTGGTGAGTGTAAAGTGGCCTGTGCTTATCGCCGAGAGGGCAGTTTAGTAGGTGTTGATGTTATAACAATTGGAAAGGATGAAATGTGGAGACCCTTGCTCCGCCAAAAGCTGAATTTTCTGGAACAAGGCAGATGGGTGGTAAAGCCAAATTGTTGTGAGGAAGATAAGGTTAACTGGGCTATTTATATCTCCAAAATTGTAAAAGATGAACATGATGATCATTCGTGCCTACAAATTCAGTCTCTTGATCTGTGGAGTGAATGTCTCACCACAACTACTTTGCCCCAGGGAGCTttcctaaatttgaagaatgtTCGGGCTTTTCCTTGGGATCTCTGTCTAGGCGTTGCTGAAACAGTAGGGGGAGCCATTCACATCTTGGTGTTAGAAGACTTCAAGGAACACAAATGGAGTCGAAACAAGATCATCATTCCTTTGAAAAATTTAAAGGTCGACCACACAGTTTGGACGGATCATTTAGTTCTCACACAAGCTCATTCTAGCTCACTCAGATTTCGAAATGGCCGAGGGCAAGTTCTTTCCTATGACATGGAAACTGAGGACCTTGAGGTTTTGGAACGTTCGGAATTCCTCAGGAAACGACTTGCTCTACGCAAATCAACCCTCGTGACTCTAAAGGGAATGAGACTAGGGGAGTAG
- the LOC137727050 gene encoding putative F-box protein At1g50870, with the protein MMRYYQRRQRPTQVSSELPLEIIVEILSWLPVLSLLRFKCVCKQWFLLLQDYKFIAKHRDRTCYTLPPSYHCEWDKKPFVTVCDENFMLKCCCSGLSLEKSTTSQVCRIRNPATRKMLYLPDAQVCDAEFMDLGFNLLTGECKVSCVYFNRAQKEVGVEVITVGKDETWRPLYKQNQNWLQRGKAVLTQSCCGEDKVEWALHLPEIITEGHDMCLQIHSLDLWSECLTTTTLPQGVFVDLENLRTFLWDNRPAVADIVGGDLHILVLVDFKEHKWSQNKIIVPLKNLKVDNTILMDEIVLKRACSNTLEFQGGSQLISYDMEKKTLMVFDSLELLKKRIALLKSTLISLKEMRSEINGVQD; encoded by the exons ATGATGCGTTACTACCAACGAAGACAAAGGCCGACACAAGTTTCGTCAGAGCTTCCCCTTGAAATTATCGTTGAGATTTTGAGTTGGCTTCCTGTGCTGTCTTTGCTGAGATTCAAGTGCGTGTGCAAGCAATGGTTTTTGTTGCTTCAAGACTACAAGTTCATTGCAAAACACAGAGATCGGACCTGTTACACCCTCCCACCTTCTTATCATTGCGAATGGGATAAAAAACCGTTTGTGACTGTTTGTGATGAAAATTTCATGCTTAAATGTTGTTGTTCTGGCTTGTCTTTGGAGAAGAGTACAACATCCCAAGTTTGCCGTATTAGAAATCCTGCGACCCGCAAAATGCTCTACTTGCCTGATGCACAGGTGTGTGACGCAGAATTTATGGACCTCGGTTTCAATTTACTAACTGGTGAGTGTAAAGTGTCATGTGTTTATTTCAATAGGGCACAGAAAGAGGTAGGTGTTGAAGTGATAACAGTTGGAAAGGACGAAACATGGAGACCTTTGTACAAACAAAACCAGAACTGGCTGCAACGAGGCAAAGCGGTGCTGACTCAATCTTGTTGTGGGGAAGATAAGGTTGAATGGGCTCTTCATTTACCCGAAATTATAACCGAGGGGCATGATATGTGCTTACAAATTCATTCTCTTGATCTGTGGAGTGAATGTCTCACCACCACTACTCTTCCTCAAGGAGTTTTCGTAGATTTGGAGAATCTCCGGACGTTTCTTTGGGATAATCGTCCAGCCGTTGCTGATATAGTAGGGGGAGACCTTCACATCTTGGTGTTGGTAGACTTCAAGG AACACAAATGGAGTCAAAACAAGATCATCGTTCCCTTGAAAAATTTAAAGGTCGACAACACAATTTTGATGGATGAAATTGTTCTTAAACGAGCTTGTTCAAATACACTAGAGTTTCAAGGTGGATCACAACTTATTTCCTATGACATGGAAAAGAAGACTCTTATGGTTTTTGACAGTTTAGAACTCTTGAAGAAACGAATAGCTCTACTTAAGTCAACCCTCATCTCTCTCAAGGAAATGAGATCAGAGATTAACGGAGTACAAGACTAA
- the LOC137721319 gene encoding protein HEAT-STRESS-ASSOCIATED 32-like, translated as MGSKESREGKSLGFDTIELNEGSLELPEETLLRFVRLIKIGGLKVKSQFAIRFNKSDIPVGDRAFGAYAISSPRYEYVEDVDLLITRAERCLEAGAVTRTNDADDVCKHAGSMHADIIAKVIGRLGAEKTVFEASNPRTSEWFIKQYGLLQEKLRSVELIFKIDHEVLISRIVRQNEIFSRSFSSRSTDQVIRAFQISFNGSPVMTLKSCDNFLPLDEILKIRIT; from the exons ATGGGGAGCAAGGAAAGCAGA GAAGGTAAGAGCTTGGGGTTTGACACGATCGAGCTGAATGAGGGATCTCTTGAACTTCCCGAAGAAACTCTTCTGAGATTCGTTCGCTTGATTAAGATAGGTGGTCTGAAAGTGAAGTCACAGTTTGCGATCAGGTTTAACAAGTCTGACATACCTGTAGGTGACAGAGCATTTGGAGCCTATGCTATCTCGAGCCCACGATATG AATATGTTGAAGACGTTGATCTTCTGATTACAAGGGCTGAGAGATGCTTAGAAGCTGGGGCCGTTACGAGAACGAACGACGCTGATGATGTCTGTAAACACGCTGGCTCGATGCATGCAGACATAATCGCAAAGGTCATTGGGCGCCTTGGTGCGGAGAAGACCGTGTTCGAAGCATCAAATCCGAGAACATCAGAGTGGTTCATTAAACAATATGGTCTTCTCCAAGAAAAACTACGCAGTGTTGAGTTGATTTTTAAAATAGACCATGAAGTTCTAATTTCTCGCATTGTAAGACAAAACGAGATCTTCTCCAGATCTTTTTCATCAAGGTCAACGGATCAAGTGATTCGAGCTTTTCAAATTTCTTTCAACGGCTCACCTGTTATGACCCTTAAAAGCTGTGATAATTTTTtgccgttggatgaaattttgaagattaggatcacttga
- the LOC137727118 gene encoding protein DESIGUAL 2-like, with protein MVKNMTPLVCVPLLIMDVVAGILGIQAEIAQNKVHHLKVGIFECKDASYQAFKLGLAAVVILAVAHVVGNLLGGCICIRSRRDNQETTANKQLAIAFLILSWITLAAALSLLITGTMLNSKSRKSCGLSHRRILSIGGILCFFHGLFIIAYYVSAKAYIKEGKPKPQIHSNPTELPA; from the exons ATGGTTAAAAACATGACTCCTCTCGTCTGCGTCCCGCTCTTGATTATGGACGTCGTGGCCGGAATACTTGGGATTCAAGCTGAGATTGCTCAAAACAAG GTGCACCATTTGAAGGTGGGGATATTTGAGTGCAAAGACGCAAGTTACCAAGCCTTCAAACTAGGGTTAGCTGCTGTTGTGATCCTAGCAGTCGCACACGTAGTAGGCAACTTGCTTGGCGGATGCATCTGCATAAGGTCCAGACGAGATAACCAAGAAACCACAGCAAATAAGCAACTAGCAATTGCTTTCCTCATCTTATCATG GATAACATTGGCGGCAGCACTTTCACTGCTGATTACCGGGACGATGTTAAACTCAAAGTCGAGAAAATCGTGCGGGTTATCGCACCGCCGGATTCTGTCGATAGGAGGGATCTTATGCTTCTTCCATGGATTGTTCATCATTGCATATTACGTCTCTGCCAAAGCCTACATCAAAGAAGGGAAACCCAAACCACAAATACACAGCAACCCAACTGAACTTCCAGCTTAA
- the LOC137721287 gene encoding putative F-box protein At1g47790 yields the protein MYSKCVAPQQVVLPFEIIIEILSLLTVESLLRFKCVCKQWRLLIQDYKFFVKHRDRTNYVLPLSYRYNQKSHKTVALSKEDFKLSCLCAGFYVELSVTSQVCRIRNPATRQVLYLPDAPKGTRTLDLAFNSLTGECKVASIYRRKAKKTGYLVGLEVITIGRDEKWRPLKYSSPNLLEYGQWLLQQSCCVKDKVEWIVHLPEIIKHGQDLCVQIQSLEPWSERITNTVLPRGVFSDLTKVSFFLWINCPAVVEVADEALNIMVLEDFKEHKWTPNITVPFNFLKDNRHLKDQIHFVKSCSADQLRFYAGGDQLYTYNLRRRSIEDTEYSQIAEEQLARHSSNLMTLKGMKPERSS from the coding sequence ATGTATAGTAAATGCGTGGCGCCTCAACAAGTAGTGCTCCCCTTTGAAATTATCATTGAGATTTTGAGCTTGTTGACTGTGGAGTCTTTGCTGAGATTCAAGTGTGTGTGCAAACAATGGCGTTTGTTGATTCAAGACTACAAGTTCTTTGTTAAACACAGGGATCGGACCAATTATGTACTGCCACTTTCTTATCGATACAACCAGAAAAGTCACAAGACAGTCGCTCTTTCTAAAGAAGATTTCAAGCTTAGTTGTCTTTGTGCTGGTTTTTATGTGGAGTTGAGTGTCACTTCTCAAGTTTGCCGTATTAGAAATCCTGCAACCCGCCAAGTACTTTACTTGCCTGATGCTCCCAAGGGTACGAGAACACTGGACCTCGCTTTTAATTCGCTTACTGGCGAGTGTAAAGTGGCATCTATTTACCGGAGAAAGGCAAAGAAGACGGGTTATTTAGTAGGGCTTGAAGTTATAACTATTGGAAGGGATGAGAAATGGAGACCCTTGAAATATTCAAGCCCTAATTTACTCGAGTATGGCCAATGGTTGCTTCAACAAAGTTGTTGCGTTAAAGATAAGGTTGAATGGATTGTACATTTACCTGAAATTATAAAACATGGACAAGATCTGtgtgttcaaattcaatctCTTGAGCCGTGGAGTGAACGCATCACTAACACTGTTCTTCCCAGAGGTGTTTTCTCGGATTTGACCaaagtttcattttttctttggaTTAACTGTCCGGCGGTTGTTGAGGTAGCAGACGAAGCCCTTAATATCATGGTGTTAGAAGACTTCAAGGAACACAAATGGACTCCAAACATTACTGTTccctttaattttttaaaggaCAACCGACATTTGAAGGATCAAATTCATTTCGTCAAAAGTTGTTCTGCAGATCAACTCCGATTTTATGCGGGGGGAGATCAACTTTATACTTACAATTTGAGGAGAAGGAGTATTGAGGATACCGAATATTCACAGATAGCGGAGGAGCAATTAGCTCGTCATTCGTCAAACCTGATGACTCTCAAGGGAATGAAACCGGAAAGGAGCAGTTAA